From Fibrobacter sp. UWB5, the proteins below share one genomic window:
- a CDS encoding glycosyltransferase family 2 protein, whose product MANDFFIFIPAYNVAGTLASVLQKISDEVWNKSIILIIDDGSTDDTRGAFENFAGSLAEERKSRLRYMRFEQNSGYGAVVKKGLAEGLRSGAELVACLHGDGQYPAEQLDEFFDYLKTVNNVDHGDERKFALVQGSRHLTRGGAKAGNMPLYKRLGGAFLTAIENFAFYQKLTDRHSGFIVYDSEFLRTLEFDKLSSSFDIDLEIISIADSLGYKLAELPIPTRYADEKSNLNVVTYGLRVLRQVARRLFA is encoded by the coding sequence ATGGCTAACGACTTCTTTATATTTATCCCCGCTTACAATGTTGCCGGTACGCTTGCATCGGTTTTGCAAAAAATTTCCGATGAGGTCTGGAATAAGTCTATCATCTTGATTATTGATGACGGTTCTACCGACGATACTCGTGGCGCCTTCGAGAATTTTGCGGGTTCGCTTGCCGAAGAACGAAAGAGCCGTTTGCGCTACATGCGTTTTGAACAGAATTCGGGTTATGGAGCCGTGGTGAAGAAAGGCCTTGCCGAAGGGCTGCGTTCCGGTGCAGAGCTGGTTGCCTGTTTGCATGGCGATGGGCAGTACCCGGCTGAGCAACTGGATGAATTTTTTGACTATCTCAAGACAGTCAACAATGTGGACCACGGAGACGAAAGAAAGTTTGCCTTGGTGCAGGGCTCTCGTCATTTGACCCGCGGCGGTGCCAAGGCTGGAAACATGCCCTTGTACAAGCGCTTGGGTGGCGCCTTCTTGACGGCGATTGAAAACTTTGCCTTTTACCAGAAACTCACGGACCGCCACAGCGGATTTATCGTGTATGATTCCGAGTTCTTGAGAACGCTTGAATTCGATAAATTGAGCTCGTCGTTCGATATTGATCTCGAGATTATTTCGATTGCGGATTCTTTGGGCTACAAGCTCGCGGAACTTCCGATTCCGACGCGTTATGCCGATGAAAAATCGAACTTGAACGTCGTTACGTATGGCTTGAGAGTTTTAAGGCAAGTCGCAAGAAGATTGTTTGCGTAA
- a CDS encoding deoxyribonuclease IV, with product MHIGCHLSSSAGFLAMGQTALSIGADTFQFFTRNPRGGSAKPFDAADANALVKLLNDNHFAPILAHAPYTLNACAADEGLRQYAVDVMIDDIWRMDHFPGAMYNFHPGSHVKQGVEVGVDLISRALNQILKPEQKTLVLLETMAGKGSEVGRTFEELRAIIDRVELSDKLGVCLDTCHVFDGGYDIIDNLDGVLEQFDKVIGLKRLKAIHLNDSKNPMGSHKDRHEVLGAGYIGLDALTRVVNHAALKNLPFYLETPNELPGYAKEIAMMRERAK from the coding sequence ATGCATATCGGTTGTCATTTATCATCTTCGGCGGGCTTTTTGGCCATGGGGCAGACGGCGCTTTCGATTGGCGCTGATACTTTTCAGTTTTTTACGCGGAATCCTCGCGGCGGCTCGGCAAAGCCCTTTGACGCGGCCGACGCAAATGCGCTTGTCAAGTTGCTGAATGACAATCATTTTGCCCCGATTTTGGCGCATGCTCCTTATACGCTGAATGCTTGCGCTGCTGACGAAGGCTTGCGGCAGTATGCGGTTGACGTGATGATCGATGACATCTGGCGCATGGATCACTTTCCGGGGGCGATGTACAATTTTCACCCTGGAAGCCATGTGAAGCAAGGTGTCGAAGTGGGCGTGGACTTGATATCTCGCGCGCTGAACCAGATTTTAAAGCCGGAACAAAAGACGCTTGTGCTGCTTGAAACGATGGCGGGCAAGGGCTCCGAGGTGGGCCGTACTTTTGAGGAACTGCGTGCCATTATTGACCGCGTTGAATTGAGCGATAAACTGGGTGTATGCCTGGACACGTGCCATGTTTTTGATGGCGGCTATGATATTATTGACAACCTGGATGGAGTTCTTGAACAATTTGACAAGGTGATAGGCCTGAAACGTTTGAAGGCGATTCACTTGAATGATAGCAAGAACCCCATGGGTAGCCATAAGGATCGTCATGAGGTGTTGGGCGCGGGCTATATCGGCTTGGATGCGTTGACACGGGTGGTGAACCATGCGGCGCTGAAGAATTTGCCGTTTTACTTGGAAACGCCGAATGAATTGCCCGGCTACGCAAAAGAAATTGCCATGATGCGCGAAAGGGCGAAGTAA
- a CDS encoding carbohydrate-binding protein has protein sequence MTKHPRHGFLAVIAALVLALPLLSFAYPRQMEALNRGLLVSSLGKSGVLVSWRLLGTEDPNTEFNLYRDGKKIASVGKTDGTNYLDKDGKITSKYTVAKVVGGKEGTKETPSLVLDSNVTYGGRSFPYKMLKVDAPACPPSKGGDTCTYWASDMSVADLDGDGQYELILKWDPSNSKDNSQNGYTSPTLIDAYKVDGTKLWRVNMGWNIRSGAHYTQFQVYDYDGDGKAEMIVKTADGTVDGLGHVIGDSTKDYLDTAGRPMSGPEYLTVFRGIDGAEITTVDYLPTRDVRRLGPANDSGTTWGDNYGNRGERYLAATAYLDGVHPSAVFARGYYTAAYVAAYDFDGKDLKLRWLHKSETPGEGLYGQGNHNIFVGDLDGDGFDEVVYGAAALNHDGTVRYSTGFGHGDAGHLTDIDPDHPGLEYFGVHENHTSKYIEEMRGADGTVLWGTLQTGVDNGRGIAADIDSSHRGLEMWSSKGKLIRSAQGELIDSARSLVCDTIDSFYIEQIQKYSYATECTSNFYPINFRIYFDGDLQDELLDGPEIIKPNLTAQTSVKFFDGAETLGLIGCNGTKNTPLLAADLFGDWREELILRTEKDPSKIYILSTPVTSPYRLYTLMHDAVYRTAVAWQNTAYNQPPHTSYYLPDMVKKFMKPSVYTVGDSAFTVYPDASLTLMGGKEKQTVTLGNSIKKISYEYMFCTGVKVEGLPSGVSAKVDSATQTVAISGKPKKTGTFKYTVKTVGSKAENATASGEIVVKEAEVVDTAKTDSSKTVPTGSSIVDAAYPDEGEGSTENESKDYIEKGYFDFKNAKSSYGTWLIKSAKASSTTMSVRFANGDSVARDMILVVNDEEIGTVKMDETGSWSAWNTFDIEITLKKGKNTITLKSTTKNGGADVDAFLFDIAGVESYTDKKSEALPVARLDGGFMYRPSTGTLFTSVPGFVEILFYDASGTMRGAVSGYVTAGESVLALERGVLPEGMYIVNVKLDGKVKQKSLFKR, from the coding sequence ATGACAAAACATCCTCGTCACGGTTTTCTTGCGGTTATTGCGGCGCTAGTCCTAGCGCTCCCGCTCCTTTCCTTTGCGTACCCCCGCCAGATGGAGGCCCTGAATAGGGGACTTCTGGTTTCTAGCTTGGGCAAGTCCGGAGTGCTCGTTTCGTGGCGTCTTCTCGGTACGGAAGACCCTAATACGGAATTCAATCTCTATCGCGACGGCAAGAAGATTGCCTCTGTCGGAAAAACCGATGGGACCAATTACTTGGACAAGGATGGGAAAATAACGTCCAAGTATACGGTCGCGAAGGTGGTCGGTGGCAAGGAAGGGACAAAGGAAACTCCGTCTTTAGTCCTGGATTCGAACGTTACCTATGGTGGACGCTCCTTCCCGTACAAGATGCTCAAGGTGGATGCCCCTGCTTGTCCTCCGTCTAAGGGTGGTGATACCTGTACTTATTGGGCCAGTGACATGAGCGTGGCGGACCTTGACGGTGACGGCCAATATGAACTGATTCTGAAATGGGATCCGTCAAACTCCAAGGACAATTCGCAGAACGGGTATACCAGCCCGACTTTGATCGATGCCTACAAGGTGGATGGGACCAAACTGTGGCGTGTCAATATGGGCTGGAACATCCGTTCCGGAGCGCACTATACGCAGTTCCAGGTTTACGACTACGATGGGGACGGCAAGGCCGAAATGATTGTCAAGACGGCTGACGGTACCGTTGATGGGCTGGGTCATGTAATCGGGGATTCCACCAAGGATTATCTCGATACGGCGGGCCGTCCGATGTCCGGTCCGGAATACTTGACGGTTTTCCGTGGAATTGATGGCGCTGAAATTACGACGGTGGATTATCTTCCTACGCGCGATGTCAGAAGGCTCGGCCCGGCAAATGATTCGGGTACTACTTGGGGCGATAATTACGGAAACCGCGGCGAACGCTATCTGGCGGCAACGGCTTACCTTGACGGCGTGCATCCGAGTGCCGTTTTTGCCCGCGGTTACTATACGGCGGCTTATGTAGCTGCCTATGATTTCGATGGAAAGGATTTGAAATTACGTTGGCTCCACAAGTCCGAAACACCGGGCGAGGGCCTCTATGGTCAGGGCAACCATAATATTTTTGTCGGCGACTTGGATGGCGATGGCTTTGATGAAGTTGTCTATGGCGCTGCGGCTCTGAATCATGACGGAACGGTCCGCTATTCGACTGGTTTTGGGCATGGTGATGCCGGACATTTGACCGATATTGATCCGGACCATCCGGGGCTTGAATACTTTGGCGTGCATGAAAACCATACGTCTAAATACATAGAAGAAATGCGTGGTGCCGATGGTACGGTTTTATGGGGAACGTTGCAGACGGGTGTTGATAACGGTCGTGGTATCGCTGCCGATATTGATTCTTCGCACCGCGGTCTTGAAATGTGGTCTTCGAAGGGAAAATTGATCCGTTCGGCACAGGGTGAACTCATTGATAGTGCCAGATCTCTTGTGTGCGATACGATTGATAGCTTCTACATTGAACAGATTCAAAAGTACTCCTACGCGACGGAATGTACCTCCAATTTCTATCCGATTAATTTCCGTATCTACTTTGACGGGGATTTGCAGGACGAGCTGTTGGATGGCCCCGAAATTATCAAGCCCAATTTGACTGCGCAAACATCCGTAAAGTTCTTTGATGGGGCCGAGACGCTTGGACTTATCGGTTGCAATGGTACCAAGAATACACCGCTCCTTGCTGCAGACCTCTTTGGTGACTGGCGTGAAGAACTGATTCTTCGTACAGAGAAGGATCCTTCCAAGATCTATATCCTGTCGACCCCGGTCACGTCTCCGTACCGCCTGTATACGCTGATGCATGATGCGGTGTATCGTACTGCAGTCGCTTGGCAGAATACGGCCTACAACCAGCCGCCTCATACGAGTTACTATTTGCCGGACATGGTCAAGAAATTCATGAAACCGAGCGTGTATACCGTGGGCGATAGCGCGTTTACCGTGTATCCGGATGCATCTCTCACCTTGATGGGTGGAAAAGAAAAGCAGACAGTAACCTTGGGCAATTCGATAAAGAAGATTAGCTACGAATACATGTTCTGTACCGGAGTCAAGGTGGAAGGACTTCCGTCGGGTGTTTCCGCCAAGGTGGATTCTGCAACGCAGACGGTTGCCATTTCCGGTAAGCCTAAAAAGACGGGTACGTTCAAGTACACCGTAAAGACGGTGGGGAGCAAGGCCGAAAATGCAACTGCCTCGGGCGAAATTGTCGTGAAGGAAGCCGAAGTCGTTGATACGGCTAAGACCGATTCGTCTAAGACGGTTCCGACGGGATCTTCCATTGTGGATGCGGCCTATCCTGACGAGGGCGAGGGCTCCACGGAAAATGAAAGCAAGGATTATATTGAAAAGGGCTATTTCGATTTCAAGAACGCGAAGTCTAGCTATGGTACTTGGCTGATCAAGTCCGCAAAGGCTTCTTCGACAACGATGTCCGTGCGCTTTGCTAACGGCGATAGCGTCGCGCGCGATATGATTCTGGTCGTGAATGACGAAGAAATCGGAACGGTCAAGATGGACGAGACGGGTAGCTGGTCTGCATGGAATACGTTTGATATCGAAATCACGCTGAAGAAGGGCAAGAATACCATTACGCTAAAGTCTACGACAAAGAATGGCGGCGCAGATGTGGATGCATTCTTGTTTGACATTGCAGGCGTGGAATCCTATACGGACAAAAAGTCTGAAGCACTTCCTGTTGCCCGTTTGGATGGGGGTTTCATGTACCGTCCGTCGACGGGTACGCTTTTCACCTCGGTTCCGGGATTTGTAGAAATCTTGTTCTACGATGCTTCCGGTACCATGCGTGGCGCTGTCTCGGGTTACGTGACGGCAGGCGAGTCTGTGCTGGCACTTGAACGCGGTGTGCTTCCGGAAGGAATGTACATCGTGAATGTGAAACTGGACGGAAAGGTTAAACAGAAATCTCTGTTTAAGAGATAA
- a CDS encoding S41 family peptidase, with product MKKKFLGLVALSCVITFMSSCSDESSSSSTNSGDVENLDPAKETPAYKELNTNFTLLDLLYFYGHSRDELADDVDAYFGKGSSKDAKDPGGQTACTKEYYDVCYMYNQMADAYTHYYDPSVAPMIAEQMMASGDYDLVGIESEPSEIEDGLFVITSVSDEAKELGLRVGDVYGLGDVYQGMEDAESDTISMYVLRDGEIAEVKAVVGFVSKPTVYLHYEKNEKGDSIPVIQITEFSSQSIDGAGTYEEFKKALKQTEKYKSLIIDLRENGGGDIEECYPMTAEFLAKGDTSVIDVVTDVDSVKKDGKTKLVQIFDTTAVVAEKDGSAKDRYLVMLENDWSASCSEVLLSALGISKKAPIVGELSYGKQIGQFYVFGNEEGLMPDFLVPEGLAIITTIVSYDKNWGLFQDVGIVPDFEISDPDEQMAKAVELATEAKYERTAGYGKEKLGHFSKEAERAGGKLGHKVVKPKYRIIR from the coding sequence ATGAAAAAGAAGTTTTTAGGCTTGGTTGCGCTTTCTTGCGTAATAACCTTTATGTCGTCCTGCTCTGACGAATCCTCGTCGTCTAGTACGAATTCTGGAGATGTTGAAAATCTGGATCCCGCAAAAGAGACTCCGGCATACAAAGAGTTGAATACCAATTTTACATTGCTTGACCTTCTTTACTTTTATGGGCATTCTCGTGATGAACTTGCTGATGATGTCGATGCCTATTTTGGCAAGGGCTCGTCCAAAGATGCAAAGGATCCTGGTGGACAGACTGCTTGTACAAAGGAATACTACGATGTGTGTTATATGTACAACCAGATGGCTGACGCCTATACTCATTATTATGATCCCTCTGTAGCTCCGATGATCGCTGAACAAATGATGGCTTCTGGCGATTATGACCTTGTAGGAATTGAATCGGAACCCAGTGAAATTGAAGATGGACTTTTCGTTATTACCAGCGTGAGTGATGAAGCCAAGGAACTTGGACTTAGGGTTGGAGACGTCTATGGCTTAGGGGATGTCTATCAGGGCATGGAAGATGCCGAAAGCGATACCATTTCTATGTATGTTCTCAGAGATGGTGAAATCGCAGAAGTCAAAGCTGTTGTCGGTTTTGTAAGTAAACCGACCGTCTATTTGCATTACGAAAAAAATGAAAAGGGAGATTCTATTCCCGTTATCCAAATTACGGAATTTTCCAGCCAATCGATTGATGGTGCTGGAACCTATGAGGAATTTAAAAAAGCTCTGAAACAAACAGAAAAATACAAGTCCCTTATCATTGACCTTCGTGAAAATGGCGGTGGTGATATTGAAGAGTGCTACCCTATGACTGCTGAGTTCCTTGCAAAAGGTGACACGAGTGTTATTGACGTGGTGACCGATGTTGATTCTGTCAAGAAGGATGGTAAGACAAAGCTCGTTCAAATTTTTGATACGACAGCCGTTGTTGCTGAAAAAGACGGAAGTGCAAAAGACCGTTACCTGGTCATGCTTGAAAATGATTGGTCTGCAAGCTGCTCGGAAGTCCTTCTTTCTGCTCTAGGTATCAGCAAAAAGGCTCCGATTGTTGGTGAATTGTCTTATGGAAAGCAGATAGGACAATTTTATGTCTTTGGAAACGAAGAAGGACTTATGCCGGACTTCTTGGTTCCCGAAGGCCTGGCTATTATTACAACAATTGTTTCCTATGACAAAAACTGGGGACTTTTCCAAGATGTAGGTATTGTCCCTGACTTTGAAATTTCGGATCCGGATGAGCAGATGGCAAAGGCTGTGGAACTTGCAACGGAAGCGAAATACGAACGTACAGCCGGTTATGGTAAAGAAAAACTCGGACATTTTTCGAAAGAAGCTGAGCGCGCTGGCGGTAAGCTTGGACATAAGGTTGTAAAGCCAAAGTACAGAATTATTCGATAA
- a CDS encoding GDSL-type esterase/lipase family protein translates to MKGILKFFVAAAIFAGVAVSDSTSFSIYVVGDSTVCTYKDNAYPQTGWGQVLGYFFDASRVKVNNYAIGGRSSRTFIEEGRLDEVKGKLQTGDYLFVQFGHNDRDYSKEARYVPPADFPGYIQKYVDAAKAKGANVILISPMNLNGSRNVFSTGDKNYDARGMMQTVAKNNKVPFVDLNMKSYNTYNTTYKNMPDYVTRYLYKKLEKGEYPNYPDGVNDGTTHFQEMGSMGHAQMICEELEDNLKNNSNLSADAKAALTTLVSAIKKRYSIKVQTNLSNYSGLITQTQYFPAGSPMTLRVTPNGQTFEKWVDDDCNEISKNMIYYGFKTKARNITYTAMFKGGSECKKIAHDSEESGNENPTSSSSEGPESSSSIDPKLCFDGTADAAWPSPIDMANPEIADGLTETNHEGYTGQGFFNIENSAYSTATYKLTSDQSASNARVMIRYSFQGNTNRDMKITIDNGTYDVAFPSTGSWDKWDTAYIEDVWVDALDFKMKIASTTSDGGPNIDMIAFDMKGVYRTGCKPAKVENDVESSSSGTTIVNVRPAPSLHFDARNQTITTAGGMLMVQVSDAMGKVVAQETRHVALGTVSLLQNQSKMTSGRYFVRVQLNGQVLMSSFLYIK, encoded by the coding sequence ATGAAGGGAATTTTAAAATTCTTCGTTGCTGCCGCCATTTTTGCTGGCGTTGCCGTGAGTGATTCCACCAGTTTCTCGATTTATGTGGTGGGCGATTCCACCGTTTGCACCTACAAGGATAACGCTTATCCGCAAACGGGTTGGGGTCAGGTACTTGGTTATTTCTTTGACGCATCTCGCGTGAAGGTGAATAACTATGCCATTGGTGGCCGCAGTTCTAGAACTTTTATTGAAGAAGGCCGCTTGGATGAAGTCAAGGGCAAACTCCAAACGGGCGATTACCTTTTCGTGCAGTTCGGCCATAATGACCGTGATTACAGTAAGGAAGCTCGCTATGTTCCGCCCGCAGATTTCCCGGGATATATTCAGAAATATGTGGACGCCGCTAAGGCAAAGGGCGCCAATGTCATCTTGATTTCGCCGATGAACCTGAACGGTAGCCGTAACGTGTTCTCTACCGGCGACAAAAATTACGATGCCCGCGGCATGATGCAGACGGTGGCGAAGAACAACAAGGTCCCGTTTGTGGATTTGAACATGAAGTCGTACAATACCTACAATACTACTTACAAGAACATGCCGGATTACGTGACACGTTATCTGTACAAGAAACTGGAGAAGGGCGAATATCCGAATTACCCGGATGGCGTGAACGATGGTACTACGCATTTCCAGGAAATGGGCTCCATGGGCCATGCCCAGATGATTTGCGAAGAACTTGAAGATAACCTTAAGAACAATTCGAATCTCTCTGCCGATGCCAAGGCTGCGCTCACCACGCTTGTTTCTGCTATCAAGAAGCGTTATTCCATCAAGGTGCAGACCAACCTTTCGAACTACAGCGGCCTCATTACGCAGACCCAGTATTTCCCGGCGGGTTCCCCGATGACGCTCCGCGTGACGCCGAACGGCCAGACCTTTGAAAAGTGGGTGGACGACGACTGTAACGAAATCTCGAAGAATATGATTTATTACGGCTTCAAGACCAAGGCTCGCAACATCACTTATACGGCCATGTTCAAGGGCGGTTCCGAATGCAAGAAGATTGCTCACGATAGCGAAGAATCCGGCAACGAAAATCCCACGTCCTCTAGTTCCGAGGGTCCGGAATCTTCGAGTTCCATTGACCCGAAGCTTTGCTTCGATGGTACAGCCGACGCAGCCTGGCCTTCTCCGATTGATATGGCGAACCCCGAAATTGCAGATGGCTTGACGGAAACGAACCACGAAGGCTATACGGGTCAGGGATTCTTCAATATTGAAAATAGCGCCTACAGCACTGCGACTTACAAGCTGACGTCTGACCAGTCGGCCTCCAATGCCCGCGTCATGATCCGCTATTCATTCCAGGGAAATACCAATCGCGACATGAAAATCACGATTGACAACGGAACGTATGATGTGGCATTCCCCTCGACGGGTAGCTGGGACAAGTGGGATACCGCCTACATTGAAGATGTCTGGGTGGACGCTCTCGATTTCAAGATGAAGATCGCCTCGACGACAAGTGACGGCGGCCCGAATATCGACATGATTGCCTTTGACATGAAGGGAGTGTACCGCACCGGTTGCAAGCCGGCTAAGGTTGAAAACGACGTGGAATCGTCTTCGAGCGGCACGACGATTGTCAATGTACGTCCGGCTCCGAGCCTGCATTTTGATGCCCGAAACCAGACAATCACGACAGCCGGTGGAATGTTGATGGTTCAGGTGTCCGATGCGATGGGCAAGGTGGTTGCCCAAGAAACGCGCCATGTCGCTCTCGGAACGGTTTCGTTGCTGCAAAATCAGTCGAAAATGACGTCTGGGCGTTATTTCGTGCGGGTTCAGCTCAATGGACAGGTCTTGATGTCTTCATTTTTGTATATTAAGTAA
- a CDS encoding GDSL-type esterase/lipase family protein: MNIFTKVWQSAVIASMVVAPLTWSAVTIYMCGDSTMQDWNEGYYPKQGQGQDFHYWFDPTKAAVVNRGQGGMSLGGGGKAKDGSTAVGYYDMFFKKGCSNGNCIAEKLKAGDYVVIQFGINDVNYSTEDFFASNMKKMVSDVRAKGAYPIIMSPIRRLYYDSPTQIHNSYRGYPALNKSLAEELNVPFIDMSEMVANYMISVGEQYAAQFIFNYATKAEYSNLGSDQTDQVHLQMNGANAFGRIITEQMRAHTDPIVKKLGDYMAPMYQVDVKVSPEGAADATSLGAYYPQGMTVMLKTMPKSGKKFLGWYDGNGNKVGAPSRSNVKSPYIHTFVMGSAATQFTAVYEGGTAQKYTGDGKALTAFPTTTPKSLADVTFVPFTPIEGTEQIDVDVDKNIKKFFDAYSPDTGVGYKENNWTGFMGDGFFNLENSQTSFASYKVKFPAAGYVTLAVRYANGGNSDRMFNAYLDHDYLVSAPPTGAWDKWDTAYVVMDAPQGETELKIMSLTSDGAPNLDAFGFSIDGVCRVSEGCTEDTSTTILNKVRDVTGFALHGEMLRLVGTERAHVNVFDMGGRLVAKRIVENASEVSLATIVKSAGLYRVVVRQGSAKFIANYAKVR, encoded by the coding sequence ATGAATATATTCACCAAGGTTTGGCAATCTGCCGTAATCGCATCGATGGTCGTCGCTCCGCTCACATGGTCGGCGGTGACCATCTACATGTGTGGCGACTCCACCATGCAGGACTGGAACGAGGGCTACTATCCCAAGCAGGGGCAGGGTCAGGATTTCCATTACTGGTTCGACCCGACCAAGGCGGCGGTGGTGAACCGTGGCCAGGGCGGCATGTCGCTCGGTGGCGGTGGTAAGGCCAAGGATGGCAGCACTGCTGTCGGTTATTACGATATGTTCTTCAAGAAAGGTTGCTCCAATGGCAACTGCATCGCTGAAAAACTCAAGGCGGGCGACTACGTCGTGATCCAGTTCGGAATCAATGACGTGAACTACAGTACTGAGGATTTCTTCGCTTCCAACATGAAGAAGATGGTGAGCGATGTCCGCGCGAAGGGCGCGTACCCGATTATCATGAGCCCAATTCGCCGCCTGTATTACGATTCCCCGACGCAGATTCATAACAGCTACCGCGGTTATCCGGCGCTCAACAAGAGCCTCGCCGAAGAACTCAACGTGCCGTTTATCGACATGAGCGAGATGGTCGCGAACTACATGATTTCGGTGGGCGAGCAGTATGCGGCTCAGTTCATCTTCAACTATGCGACCAAGGCAGAATACAGCAATCTTGGCAGTGACCAGACGGACCAGGTGCACTTGCAGATGAACGGTGCGAACGCTTTCGGGCGTATCATTACCGAACAGATGCGTGCGCATACGGACCCGATTGTGAAAAAGCTCGGCGACTACATGGCGCCCATGTACCAGGTCGATGTCAAGGTGAGCCCCGAAGGTGCTGCCGATGCGACATCCCTCGGCGCGTATTACCCGCAGGGAATGACCGTGATGCTCAAGACCATGCCGAAGAGCGGCAAGAAATTCCTCGGCTGGTACGACGGCAACGGCAATAAGGTGGGTGCCCCGAGCCGCTCCAATGTGAAGTCTCCCTACATCCATACGTTCGTGATGGGCTCTGCTGCCACTCAGTTTACCGCAGTATATGAAGGCGGTACGGCGCAGAAGTATACCGGTGACGGCAAGGCGTTGACGGCATTCCCGACGACGACTCCGAAGAGCCTTGCCGATGTGACGTTCGTTCCGTTTACTCCGATTGAAGGTACCGAGCAGATTGATGTCGATGTCGACAAGAACATCAAGAAGTTCTTCGATGCCTATAGCCCCGATACGGGCGTCGGCTACAAGGAAAACAACTGGACCGGCTTTATGGGCGATGGCTTCTTCAATCTCGAAAACTCGCAGACGTCTTTCGCTTCTTACAAGGTCAAGTTCCCGGCGGCGGGTTACGTGACGCTTGCCGTGCGCTACGCCAATGGCGGAAATTCCGACCGCATGTTCAATGCTTATCTGGACCACGACTACCTCGTGAGTGCGCCGCCTACGGGTGCCTGGGACAAGTGGGATACGGCCTACGTGGTGATGGATGCCCCGCAGGGTGAAACGGAACTCAAGATTATGTCGCTTACAAGCGATGGCGCTCCGAATCTAGATGCCTTTGGTTTCAGTATCGACGGCGTTTGCCGCGTAAGCGAAGGCTGCACCGAAGATACGTCGACGACTATTTTGAATAAGGTTCGCGATGTGACTGGTTTTGCTTTGCATGGCGAAATGCTGCGCCTTGTTGGTACGGAACGTGCTCATGTGAATGTGTTCGATATGGGTGGTCGTCTGGTGGCAAAGCGAATTGTCGAAAACGCATCAGAAGTTTCGCTTGCAACGATAGTGAAGTCTGCCGGACTCTACCGCGTTGTGGTCCGCCAGGGCAGTGCCAAGTTTATCGCTAATTATGCGAAGGTGAGGTAG
- a CDS encoding NAD-dependent epimerase/dehydratase family protein, with product MNSTLEFNDSSITVALVGCGGFIGSHLLRAIFERTSWRVFGVDLDSYRIQEHLANPRFEFLSADLADPEVVKRIAQYPVVVNLAAICTPGRYMAESAEVIRSNYDHPRALADACAQSGSWLIHFSTSEIYGKTAANSGALVEDESEIVFGPVAASRWSYATAKLLTERYLAGLDGLHWTVVRPFNFVGPFMDFMPGVDGDGIPRVLANFSTALVRGESLKLVNGGVAKRCFTSVHDAVDFMFCVFASGEKALSQAFNVGNAANEVSIAELAQLMRSVYAAIKGVHENEVSGVEVISGEEYYGKGYDDSLRRMPSVEKAERLVGFKAKIPLKTALEESLTWFAHHYG from the coding sequence TTGAACTCGACTCTCGAATTTAACGATTCTTCAATCACCGTAGCCCTCGTGGGTTGCGGTGGTTTTATTGGTAGTCACCTTTTGCGTGCTATTTTTGAACGCACGAGTTGGCGCGTTTTTGGTGTTGATCTTGATTCCTACCGCATTCAGGAGCACTTGGCGAACCCTCGCTTTGAATTCCTGAGCGCAGACCTTGCAGACCCCGAGGTGGTAAAGCGTATTGCGCAGTATCCTGTAGTGGTCAACTTGGCGGCGATTTGTACGCCAGGGCGCTACATGGCCGAATCTGCCGAAGTCATTCGCAGCAATTACGACCATCCGCGGGCACTTGCCGATGCCTGCGCCCAAAGCGGTAGCTGGTTGATTCATTTTTCGACGTCCGAGATTTACGGCAAGACGGCTGCAAATTCCGGTGCGCTTGTAGAAGATGAATCGGAAATTGTGTTTGGGCCAGTGGCGGCAAGCCGCTGGAGCTATGCGACGGCAAAACTCTTGACCGAACGCTACTTGGCCGGTCTGGACGGACTCCATTGGACGGTGGTTCGACCCTTTAATTTCGTGGGCCCGTTTATGGACTTTATGCCGGGTGTCGACGGCGATGGGATTCCTCGCGTACTTGCGAATTTCTCGACGGCACTTGTTCGTGGGGAATCGCTAAAACTTGTAAATGGAGGTGTTGCGAAACGCTGCTTTACCTCGGTGCACGATGCGGTGGACTTTATGTTCTGCGTGTTTGCGTCGGGTGAAAAGGCCCTTTCGCAAGCGTTCAATGTGGGCAACGCGGCAAACGAAGTTTCGATTGCAGAGCTTGCCCAACTGATGCGCTCCGTGTATGCCGCAATTAAGGGTGTGCATGAAAACGAAGTGTCCGGAGTCGAGGTGATTTCGGGCGAAGAATACTATGGGAAGGGCTATGACGATTCCTTGCGCCGTATGCCTTCTGTCGAAAAAGCGGAACGCCTTGTTGGTTTCAAGGCTAAAATTCCGTTGAAGACTGCCCTAGAAGAATCCTTAACATGGTTTGCACACCATTATGGCTAA